A genome region from Sceloporus undulatus isolate JIND9_A2432 ecotype Alabama chromosome 1, SceUnd_v1.1, whole genome shotgun sequence includes the following:
- the LOC121921433 gene encoding sulfotransferase 6B1-like, whose protein sequence is MTKSWKSSVDFLDKFVSDSHKLTPEQTYFTYKGILFPVAACKPETIQALETFEARLDDIFLCGYRKTGTNWVEHILNHLAITAAKYTEEEVEERISIARELAITPRLEFGDPDKFKKMEKLPSRRIIVTHLHPHMLPTSIFRNKAKVLVLIRNPKDTMVSSFHFRNKLSSFPVSTWDEYFTDYMNGKVSGGSYFDYVKRWDKYIDDENVMGISYEELKENLNLGVQKIAKFFGLSLNNEEIEGVVEKSSIDALKERAHETHGLFGAILFSKGHVGNWKSMFTESQSQAMDKKFEEHLAGTKLGAKVKYDVYGTARCEAGAPPFENIPVARNGS, encoded by the exons ATGACCAAGTCTTGGAAAAGTTCTGTGGATTTTCTGGACAAGTTTGTGTCTGATAGTCACAAACTGACCCCAGAACAGACGTATTTTACTTATAAGGGTATTTTGTTTCCTGTAGCTGCTTGTAAACCTGAAACTATCCAAGCTCTTGAAACCTTTGAAGCCAGGCTTGATGATATCTTCCTGTGTGGATACCGTAAAACAG GTACCAACTGGGTTGAACACATCCTAAACCACTTGGCAATCACAGCTGCAAAATATACAGAAGAAGAAGTGGAAGAGAGAATTAGTATTGCAAGGGAATTAGCCATAACACCACGCCTTGAGTTTGGTGATCCAGACAAATTCAAG AAGATGGAAAAACTACCTTCCCGAAGAATCATCGTAACTCATCTTCATCCTCACATGCTGCCTACATCTATTTTCAGAAATAAAGCCAAG GTGCTGGTACTGATTCGAAATCCAAAAGACACAATGGTATCTTCTTTTCATTTTAGAAACAAGCTATCTTCCTTTCCAGTGTCAACATGGGATGAGTATTTCACAGATTATATGAATGGAAAAG tGTCTGGAGGCTCCTACTTTGACTATGTCAAAAGATGGGACAAGTACATTGATGACGAAAATGTTATGGGCATCAGTTACGAAGAGCTGAAAGAG AACCTAAATTTAGGAGTACAAAAAATTGCTAAATTCTTTGGGCTTTCCCTGAACAATGAAGAGATTGAAGGTGTTGTGGAAAAGAGCAGCATTGATGCTTTGAAAGAGAGAGCCCATGAAACCCATGGATTATTTGGAGCCATTCTTTTCAGCAAAG GACATGTTGGTAACTGGAAAAGCATGTTCACTGAATCTCAAAGCCAGGCAATGGATAAAAAATTTGAAGAGCATTTAGCTGGAACTAAACTAGGAGCAAAAGTGAAGTATGATGTTTATGGGACTGCACGTTGTGAGGCGGGAGCACCACCTTTTGAAAATATTCCTGTTGCTAGAAATGGATCCTGA